The following coding sequences lie in one Corynebacterium anserum genomic window:
- a CDS encoding NAD(P)H-quinone oxidoreductase produces MHAIIHTDASSPSSLEWQTTEAPCITNGEALVELHYAGLNRADTLQAQGHYPPPQGCTDILGLEASGVVKEANGATKPDGSPWNNGDEVAVLLSGGGYAQYAAVPHGQLMPIPEGYSLAQAASIVEVACTVWSNIMMTARVNEGDLVLFHGGGGGIGIFGIQLAKALGARVAVTAGSAEKLATCKKYGADILINYKEQDFAKIIAAEGGADVILDIIGAKYLDANISSLAKDGHMVIIGMQGGVKGELNIGKLLSKRGTISATGLRYRDVDDKARIVKATIENVWPLLADGTITHHIDRIVPITDAAAAHEALLNGEVTGKVVFDIPRPHAE; encoded by the coding sequence ATGCATGCCATCATCCACACAGATGCGTCCTCCCCCTCCTCCTTGGAGTGGCAGACCACTGAGGCTCCATGCATCACCAACGGGGAAGCGCTGGTAGAACTCCACTACGCCGGTCTCAACAGAGCAGACACGCTCCAGGCTCAAGGGCATTATCCTCCACCGCAAGGCTGCACAGACATCCTGGGTTTAGAAGCTAGTGGCGTGGTGAAAGAAGCGAACGGCGCCACCAAACCAGACGGTAGCCCGTGGAACAACGGCGACGAAGTAGCTGTTCTCCTGTCGGGCGGCGGTTATGCACAATACGCGGCGGTACCGCACGGCCAGCTCATGCCCATCCCGGAGGGATACAGCCTTGCACAAGCCGCCAGCATCGTCGAGGTTGCCTGTACCGTCTGGTCAAACATCATGATGACCGCCCGCGTTAACGAAGGCGACCTTGTACTTTTCCATGGAGGCGGCGGCGGAATCGGTATTTTCGGCATCCAATTAGCTAAAGCCCTCGGTGCACGCGTCGCCGTCACTGCCGGATCCGCCGAAAAACTCGCGACCTGCAAGAAGTACGGCGCTGACATCCTCATCAATTACAAAGAACAGGACTTCGCCAAGATCATTGCGGCCGAAGGCGGTGCCGATGTGATCCTCGACATCATCGGGGCGAAGTACCTCGACGCCAATATTTCCTCCCTCGCCAAGGACGGACATATGGTGATCATCGGCATGCAGGGGGGTGTCAAAGGCGAGCTGAACATCGGCAAGTTACTCTCCAAGCGTGGCACAATCTCCGCCACTGGATTGCGTTACCGCGATGTCGACGACAAAGCTCGCATTGTCAAAGCCACCATCGAGAACGTATGGCCCCTACTCGCTGACGGAACCATCACCCATCACATCGACCGCATAGTCCCCATCACAGACGCAGCTGCTGCCCACGAGGCACTCCTCAACGGCGAAGTGACAGGCAAGGTTGTGTTCGATATCCCGCGCCCTCACGCAGAGTAG
- a CDS encoding aminotransferase class V-fold PLP-dependent enzyme: MFDNATVRGLYASLSDGWTYVNAQSHPQVPERVSSAVARGFRASPLLEQREMQHGSHSRAQELGRRVGESFVDAARIAIADLVGARPECVILGASRASLINQLATVMGRKLSLGQEIVLSRIDAPANIEPWQRAADLYGARVRWAEPDLASGVLPTWQFAELVTGDTAVVAVAAANEFVGSVTDVRAIADTVHVKSRALLVVDVNAAAPYRVLDIDAMGADVLALDLVGLGGPAVGALIFRDTSLFDATLPRPHYGLSLGVGAETGDDVPPSVARARGMLELGGVSEGLLAGVPAAVDHLASLDDCVPGTRRRRLEQSLPQATNYMNALAQRLVEGLQDLGVVHVVGVDGDLVMGSARFSSLPRIPRVSFLVDNVPASVVEERLLANGVVASVVKPGESMLLERMGVFEEAATGMHARRSYPEMDSMGWGAVGWGDVGRRAARTASTGTGAVAVGLSPHNTTGDMEQILRVMASLR, from the coding sequence GTGTTCGATAACGCTACAGTCCGAGGGCTTTATGCGTCTTTGTCGGATGGCTGGACCTATGTGAATGCGCAGTCGCATCCGCAGGTTCCGGAGCGTGTGTCGTCGGCGGTTGCGCGCGGATTCCGCGCGTCGCCGTTGTTGGAACAGCGTGAGATGCAACACGGTTCGCATTCGCGTGCGCAGGAGTTGGGTCGGCGCGTGGGCGAGTCCTTTGTGGACGCAGCCCGCATTGCCATTGCAGATCTTGTGGGTGCGCGTCCGGAATGCGTAATCCTGGGCGCTTCGCGTGCTTCCCTTATTAACCAGTTGGCTACGGTGATGGGCCGTAAGTTGAGTCTGGGACAGGAGATAGTCTTGTCTCGGATCGACGCTCCGGCCAATATTGAGCCGTGGCAGAGAGCTGCTGATCTTTATGGTGCGCGTGTGCGTTGGGCGGAGCCGGATCTTGCGTCCGGAGTGCTTCCCACCTGGCAATTTGCGGAGCTAGTTACCGGCGATACGGCTGTGGTGGCGGTTGCTGCCGCTAATGAGTTTGTGGGTTCGGTGACGGATGTTCGCGCTATTGCGGATACCGTGCACGTGAAGTCCCGGGCTCTGCTGGTAGTGGATGTTAATGCTGCCGCCCCGTACCGGGTTCTGGATATTGATGCGATGGGCGCGGATGTGCTGGCTCTTGATCTGGTCGGTCTTGGTGGCCCGGCAGTGGGCGCTTTGATTTTCCGTGACACCTCTTTGTTCGACGCCACACTTCCACGCCCGCATTATGGGTTGTCGCTGGGTGTCGGGGCGGAGACAGGGGATGATGTTCCGCCATCTGTGGCGAGGGCTCGTGGGATGCTAGAACTGGGCGGTGTGTCTGAGGGACTATTGGCTGGGGTTCCCGCGGCGGTGGATCATCTGGCTTCGTTGGATGATTGCGTTCCGGGTACGCGGCGTCGTCGCCTTGAGCAGTCTTTGCCTCAGGCCACGAATTACATGAATGCACTGGCACAACGTTTGGTGGAAGGGTTGCAAGACCTCGGAGTGGTTCATGTTGTGGGGGTCGATGGAGACTTGGTGATGGGGTCTGCGAGGTTTAGTTCCTTGCCTCGTATCCCTCGAGTGAGTTTCTTGGTGGATAATGTGCCCGCATCTGTTGTTGAAGAAAGGCTGCTTGCGAACGGGGTGGTGGCTAGCGTGGTGAAGCCGGGGGAATCAATGCTGCTTGAGCGCATGGGGGTGTTTGAAGAGGCCGCCACTGGCATGCATGCACGCCGGTCTTATCCGGAGATGGACAGCATGGGATGGGGTGCTGTGGGATGGGGAGATGTTGGGCGGCGTGCTGCTAGGACGGCTTCGACCGGCACGGGCGCAGTTGCCGTGGGTCTGAGCCCTCACAACACCACGGGAGATATGGAACAAATTCTCCGCGTGATGGCCAGTCTACGTTAG
- a CDS encoding ABC transporter permease — protein sequence MNQPRQTPDLARITARAEGETPESRSSTISAAWDDLKRGFEQRELWLVLGWQDIKQRYRRSTLGPLWITIATGVMATALGLLYSLLFQQSLSEFLPHVALGLIIWGFIAGCIKEGSEVFIANEGLIKQLPSPLSVHVYRLVWKQFLFLLHNLVIWLALLAIFRPALGWNVLLIVPAMALILVNGVWVSMLFGIIATRFRDVAPLLDSLVQLAFYMTPIVWTTKTLHAQGGQVAQRARLAEINPLYHYLEIVRAPMIGEDVAAYHWWIVLGFTALGLLLALLAMRQWRFRVSYWV from the coding sequence ATGAACCAACCACGGCAGACACCCGACCTCGCACGCATCACCGCGCGCGCGGAAGGAGAAACCCCCGAGAGTCGGTCAAGCACCATCAGTGCGGCATGGGATGACCTCAAGCGCGGGTTCGAACAACGCGAACTCTGGCTCGTGCTCGGTTGGCAGGACATTAAACAGCGCTATCGCCGCTCCACCCTGGGCCCGCTGTGGATCACCATCGCCACGGGTGTAATGGCCACAGCCCTGGGTCTGCTGTACTCGCTGCTCTTCCAGCAATCCCTCTCGGAATTCCTGCCCCACGTGGCTCTGGGCCTGATCATATGGGGGTTCATCGCAGGGTGTATCAAAGAAGGCTCGGAGGTGTTCATCGCCAATGAAGGCCTCATTAAACAGCTACCAAGCCCCCTGAGCGTACACGTATACAGACTCGTCTGGAAGCAATTCCTTTTTCTTCTACACAACCTGGTCATTTGGCTAGCCTTACTGGCAATCTTCAGACCAGCTCTGGGATGGAACGTGCTGCTCATCGTCCCCGCCATGGCTTTAATCCTGGTAAACGGTGTGTGGGTATCCATGCTCTTCGGCATCATCGCGACCCGTTTCCGCGATGTAGCGCCGCTTTTAGACTCGCTCGTGCAGCTAGCGTTCTACATGACGCCAATCGTCTGGACTACTAAAACACTGCACGCACAAGGCGGCCAAGTAGCGCAACGCGCACGCCTGGCAGAGATCAATCCGCTCTACCACTACCTAGAAATCGTCCGCGCCCCGATGATCGGCGAGGACGTCGCAGCCTACCACTGGTGGATCGTCCTCGGGTTCACCGCACTGGGGTTGCTGCTCGCACTATTGGCCATGCGCCAATGGCGCTTCCGGGTGAGCTACTGGGTATAG
- a CDS encoding ABC transporter ATP-binding protein encodes MVSIDTYDACVDFPIFDAKSRSLKKAFLGAAGGKIGTNSANTVTVEALRDINLHLKEGDRIGLVGHNGAGKSTLLRLLSGIYEPTRGSAIVDGRIAPVFDLGVGMDPEISGYENIVIRGLFLGQTRKAMRRKMDDIAEFSELGDYLSMPLRTYSTGMRIRLALGVVTSIEPEILLLDEGIGAVDAAFMAKARSRLEKMVEKSGILVFASHSNEFLAQLCDTALWVDHGEIRQAGPVDDIVGAYEGPEAQAQVQQILRNLGRWK; translated from the coding sequence ATGGTCAGCATTGATACGTACGACGCATGCGTAGACTTCCCGATCTTTGATGCCAAATCGCGATCATTAAAGAAGGCATTCCTGGGAGCAGCTGGCGGCAAAATCGGCACCAACTCAGCGAACACTGTGACGGTCGAGGCACTCCGCGACATCAACCTTCACCTCAAGGAAGGCGATCGCATCGGACTGGTCGGCCACAACGGCGCCGGTAAGTCCACTCTGCTTAGGTTGCTCTCCGGCATCTACGAGCCCACCCGCGGTTCCGCGATCGTTGACGGGCGAATTGCCCCAGTGTTTGACCTGGGTGTGGGGATGGATCCGGAGATTTCTGGCTACGAAAATATTGTGATCCGTGGCCTGTTTCTTGGGCAAACTCGCAAAGCCATGCGACGCAAGATGGACGATATCGCAGAGTTCAGCGAACTTGGCGACTACCTCTCGATGCCATTACGCACCTATTCCACAGGCATGCGGATCCGCCTGGCATTGGGAGTGGTGACCTCCATCGAGCCCGAGATCCTTCTTCTAGATGAGGGCATCGGCGCTGTTGATGCAGCATTTATGGCGAAAGCACGCAGCCGGCTAGAAAAGATGGTGGAGAAGTCCGGCATCCTTGTGTTCGCCTCGCACAGTAATGAATTTTTGGCTCAACTCTGCGATACCGCATTGTGGGTGGACCATGGTGAGATCCGCCAGGCAGGCCCTGTCGATGACATTGTGGGTGCCTATGAAGGCCCTGAGGCACAGGCGCAAGTGCAGCAGATCCTGCGGAACTTGGGGCGCTGGAAGTAG
- a CDS encoding long-chain-fatty-acid--CoA ligase: protein MNHNTEPKTSNTASDAFNTKAWYQHYTPWTAHEIDLDDPATMDRGRTLVEIFHNATEEFADRDAFTFFGVGTTYRAYGAKVAITAAALRNIGVRRGDYVAIVAPNCPQSLISFYAVLSLGAIPALHNPLYTAAELKTPFNNHKAKVGLFWEKANSVGQELKKHTPLETIISLSIIDDLPTVKRLALSLPLPIPALQAAKAKLTGSTEGSIKFKDFIKGVKNNASNGGIKGGARGRKHTSKQGYGAQGFGDDIGREKIEPEDPALILYTSGTTGTPKGALLTHRNLISNVQMGRAWVEGLGEGGRREKMLAALPIFHAYGLTMNITLAPAVGGTIQLLPAPEMDLIMDIMKKDTPTWLPGVPTLYEKIMDEAEKQSVSLKGIRSSFSGASSLPAATVQRWEELTGGNIVEGYGLTETSPIIAGNPMGKGREGYIGVPFPSTEIRIANPDNPAETMPDGEAGELLVRGPQVFSGYLDMPEETQKAFYEDWFRTGDMAVMESDGYIKIVSRIKEMIITGGFNVYPAEVEAVLMQHDAVNQASVVGVDREDGSETVTAALVLAKGRELTEELIEELKEFSRKQLTRYKVPRSFEHFLELPADQLGKVRRGEVRDLVLRRLKKK, encoded by the coding sequence GTGAATCACAACACGGAACCAAAAACATCAAACACGGCATCCGACGCGTTCAACACCAAAGCCTGGTACCAGCACTACACCCCGTGGACAGCACACGAGATCGATCTCGACGACCCCGCAACCATGGATCGCGGCCGTACCCTCGTCGAAATCTTCCACAACGCCACAGAGGAATTCGCTGATAGGGATGCTTTCACCTTCTTCGGCGTAGGAACCACCTACAGAGCATATGGGGCAAAGGTTGCTATCACTGCAGCTGCGTTAAGGAACATTGGTGTGCGCCGTGGCGATTATGTCGCTATCGTCGCACCGAACTGCCCGCAATCGCTCATCAGTTTTTATGCCGTCCTCAGTCTCGGCGCCATCCCTGCGTTACATAACCCGCTGTACACCGCTGCGGAACTGAAAACCCCCTTTAACAACCACAAAGCCAAAGTGGGTCTGTTCTGGGAGAAAGCCAATAGTGTGGGTCAAGAGCTGAAAAAACACACCCCATTGGAAACCATCATCAGCCTGTCCATCATCGATGACCTCCCCACTGTCAAACGCCTCGCTCTGTCGCTTCCTCTGCCTATCCCCGCACTACAAGCCGCAAAAGCGAAACTCACCGGCTCTACCGAGGGGTCCATTAAATTCAAGGATTTCATTAAAGGAGTAAAGAACAATGCCAGCAACGGAGGAATAAAAGGCGGCGCTCGCGGACGAAAGCACACCTCGAAACAGGGATACGGAGCTCAGGGATTCGGGGATGACATCGGGAGAGAGAAGATCGAACCAGAAGATCCGGCTCTCATTCTGTACACGTCGGGTACCACCGGCACGCCGAAGGGGGCACTGCTGACGCACCGCAACCTCATATCGAATGTGCAAATGGGTCGCGCGTGGGTAGAAGGCCTCGGCGAAGGTGGACGCCGTGAGAAGATGCTGGCCGCACTGCCGATATTCCATGCCTATGGCCTGACCATGAACATCACGCTGGCACCAGCGGTAGGAGGTACCATCCAACTCCTCCCAGCGCCAGAGATGGATTTGATCATGGACATCATGAAGAAAGACACACCTACCTGGCTTCCTGGCGTCCCCACCCTGTACGAAAAGATCATGGACGAAGCGGAGAAGCAATCCGTCTCTCTCAAAGGTATCCGCAGCTCGTTTTCGGGTGCTTCGAGCTTGCCGGCAGCCACGGTCCAACGCTGGGAGGAACTAACCGGGGGCAACATCGTTGAAGGCTACGGTTTGACCGAAACCTCCCCGATCATCGCCGGAAACCCAATGGGTAAAGGCCGCGAAGGGTACATCGGTGTCCCCTTCCCCTCCACTGAAATTCGCATTGCCAACCCAGACAACCCCGCGGAAACCATGCCGGATGGAGAAGCCGGCGAGCTCCTAGTTCGCGGTCCGCAAGTATTCAGCGGTTACCTGGACATGCCTGAAGAGACGCAGAAAGCTTTTTATGAAGACTGGTTCCGCACGGGGGACATGGCCGTGATGGAATCTGACGGCTACATCAAGATCGTGTCCCGTATCAAAGAAATGATCATTACCGGTGGATTCAACGTCTACCCGGCCGAAGTGGAAGCAGTGCTCATGCAGCACGACGCAGTAAACCAAGCCTCAGTGGTAGGTGTAGACCGGGAGGACGGCTCCGAAACCGTCACCGCTGCACTTGTGCTAGCAAAGGGCCGTGAACTCACCGAAGAACTCATTGAGGAACTAAAGGAATTTTCGCGCAAACAACTCACCCGCTATAAAGTGCCTCGTTCCTTCGAGCATTTCCTTGAACTACCGGCTGATCAGCTCGGGAAGGTCAGACGTGGCGAAGTTCGTGATCTCGTTCTCAGACGGCTAAAGAAGAAGTAA
- a CDS encoding glycosyltransferase gives MPLSRSDSIAAVIVTHNRVELLGASVRQVANQEGARVDHIIVVDNGADPQVKTLVEQVAGDRSVYIPSKTNLGGAGGFALGFLTALTLGADAVWCADDDGRPADEHVLGTLLDVADRHQLDEVSPVVCNIDEPGRLAFPLRQGLVWRRHLSELQGDFLEGIASLFNGALISAKAMEVIGVPDYRLFIRGDEVEYHRRLVRSGLKFGTALTTSYLHPDGSDEFKPILGGKMHTQYPDNEFKRYFTYRNRGYIMNQPGMRRLLLQEYARFGWFFLVQRRDLRGFKQWLALHSQGRNERFDRP, from the coding sequence ATGCCACTTAGCCGATCGGATAGTATCGCCGCCGTCATCGTCACCCACAATCGCGTGGAATTGCTGGGAGCGAGTGTGCGGCAAGTTGCCAACCAGGAAGGCGCACGAGTTGACCACATCATCGTCGTAGATAATGGTGCGGATCCGCAGGTCAAAACCTTGGTTGAGCAGGTTGCCGGGGATCGTTCGGTCTATATACCGTCGAAAACCAATCTCGGTGGTGCAGGTGGTTTTGCGCTTGGTTTCCTCACCGCTCTTACCCTCGGCGCGGATGCTGTGTGGTGTGCCGATGACGATGGACGACCCGCCGACGAGCACGTCCTCGGTACTCTGTTGGATGTCGCTGACCGTCACCAGCTGGATGAGGTCTCGCCGGTGGTATGCAACATCGACGAACCTGGTCGCCTGGCGTTTCCTTTGCGCCAGGGTCTGGTGTGGCGACGCCACCTATCCGAACTCCAGGGCGATTTCTTGGAAGGCATCGCTTCCCTGTTTAACGGAGCGCTGATCAGCGCCAAGGCTATGGAAGTGATTGGCGTGCCTGACTATCGCTTGTTTATACGCGGCGATGAAGTGGAGTATCACCGGCGCCTGGTGCGTTCTGGTCTGAAGTTCGGCACGGCTTTAACAACTTCCTATCTGCATCCGGATGGTTCCGACGAGTTCAAACCGATCCTCGGTGGAAAGATGCACACGCAGTATCCGGATAATGAATTCAAGCGTTATTTCACCTACCGTAACCGTGGTTACATCATGAACCAACCCGGTATGCGCAGGTTATTACTGCAGGAGTATGCCCGCTTCGGTTGGTTCTTCCTCGTGCAGCGGCGCGATCTTCGGGGGTTCAAGCAGTGGCTGGCGCTACACTCTCAGGGGCGCAATGAGCGTTTCGATCGGCCCTGA
- a CDS encoding GtrA family protein: MTEPTTTVDDHSAARRRAATTLNTELFRFILVGGFSAIVDFGSTAVFTFLFNFTDGWAKTGGFILGTLTAYLINRRWTFRAEPSVRRFLITMATYGVTFAVQWTLYNKVGLPVLTGWGWEPFWVRFISFVFAQGVATVLNFLIQKFLIFRT, translated from the coding sequence ATGACGGAGCCGACAACGACGGTAGATGATCATTCCGCTGCGCGGCGGCGCGCAGCCACTACCTTAAATACTGAGCTATTCCGCTTTATCCTGGTGGGCGGGTTCTCTGCCATCGTGGATTTTGGCTCAACCGCGGTCTTCACATTTCTCTTCAACTTCACCGACGGGTGGGCAAAAACCGGAGGCTTTATCCTTGGTACCCTCACGGCGTATCTCATCAATAGGCGTTGGACATTCCGAGCAGAACCGAGCGTCAGGCGTTTTCTCATCACCATGGCTACTTATGGGGTGACTTTTGCTGTGCAATGGACGCTCTATAACAAAGTGGGGCTGCCAGTTCTCACCGGCTGGGGGTGGGAACCATTCTGGGTGCGTTTCATTTCCTTCGTCTTTGCCCAGGGCGTAGCCACGGTGCTCAACTTCCTTATTCAGAAGTTCCTTATTTTCCGCACGTAG
- a CDS encoding GtrA family protein gives MRFGIVGASGFLVNQAVFIACKKIADAGFDFHELDVFANLAGTQFNIRWYHVFSVVAFIIANLWNFVLNRYWTFGGAEKQKWWIQLPQFMAVGVFGLIITLLVSTALVNSESPVALPEHIFDGSTGLRTRAYWGNFIGVILAVPANFLFNKLWTFRTVREKRNRTSGRLS, from the coding sequence ATGCGCTTTGGCATCGTTGGTGCATCGGGCTTCCTCGTGAACCAAGCGGTGTTCATTGCATGCAAGAAGATCGCCGACGCCGGCTTTGATTTCCACGAGCTGGATGTGTTTGCCAATTTGGCCGGCACGCAGTTCAATATCCGCTGGTACCACGTCTTTTCTGTCGTGGCTTTCATCATTGCGAATCTCTGGAACTTTGTGTTGAATCGCTATTGGACTTTCGGTGGGGCTGAGAAACAAAAGTGGTGGATACAACTTCCGCAGTTCATGGCTGTGGGTGTCTTTGGTCTGATTATTACCCTTCTCGTCTCAACCGCGTTAGTGAACTCAGAATCGCCGGTTGCCTTGCCGGAACATATATTCGATGGCTCTACGGGACTGCGCACACGGGCGTACTGGGGTAACTTCATCGGCGTCATTTTGGCAGTGCCGGCAAACTTCCTCTTCAACAAACTCTGGACTTTCCGAACAGTCCGTGAGAAGCGCAACCGTACTTCAGGGAGGCTTTCGTAG
- a CDS encoding N-acetylglucosamine-6-phosphate deacetylase — protein MTSTGADTNATGNGGTVNNAEPQCPHTSVFFDPIMVVAVARNADMTSNSSASDSDSDTGPIDPEKTVVVWQVETDPAVTLGDFSGAWVVTEEGIQGFAANADWIDERHDQAKVLATLLRYPVLPAEGTSVKDIRALIGDNDAVQIIDKTATEEAARVAIEDAKKEFARLQPDKKQPSWGQIDNMAPVSGHSAEGHDKATTSAINAALASARGLRAWLRAWQAFDKTRIRRLGKGDSAHLEPRPVPLVEVRHKERYRSL, from the coding sequence GTGACTAGCACTGGCGCTGACACAAACGCCACGGGAAATGGCGGCACCGTCAACAACGCTGAGCCGCAGTGCCCGCATACCTCTGTGTTCTTTGATCCCATCATGGTGGTTGCAGTAGCCAGAAACGCGGATATGACTTCCAACTCCTCTGCATCCGATAGTGACAGTGATACAGGACCTATCGATCCAGAAAAGACCGTTGTGGTCTGGCAAGTGGAGACGGATCCAGCCGTTACCCTTGGTGACTTCTCCGGAGCGTGGGTCGTGACAGAAGAGGGAATTCAGGGATTTGCGGCGAACGCAGACTGGATCGACGAACGCCATGATCAAGCGAAGGTTCTCGCCACTCTCCTGCGTTATCCGGTACTCCCAGCAGAGGGCACCAGCGTGAAAGATATACGAGCGCTTATCGGTGACAACGATGCCGTCCAGATCATCGACAAAACAGCTACTGAGGAGGCAGCTCGAGTCGCTATCGAAGATGCAAAGAAGGAATTCGCTCGTCTCCAGCCTGATAAGAAACAACCGTCGTGGGGACAGATTGACAACATGGCTCCCGTCTCGGGCCACAGTGCAGAAGGGCATGATAAAGCCACTACTAGCGCAATTAATGCAGCCCTGGCGTCGGCTAGAGGATTGCGTGCCTGGCTACGGGCATGGCAGGCATTCGATAAGACACGGATCCGCCGTCTTGGGAAGGGGGATAGCGCGCACCTGGAGCCGCGGCCGGTACCGCTAGTGGAAGTTCGCCACAAGGAGCGTTATCGCAGTCTGTGA
- a CDS encoding FAD-binding oxidoreductase — MTMQTSIHTETKTLTGWGRTQPSTAEVLSTPDVDTIAAAVAQVADDNADKPDHLKRGVIARGMGRSYGDPALNGGGLIIDMQALNHIHSIDPDSAIVDVDAGVTLDQLMKAALPYGLWVPVLPGTRQVTIGGAIGPDIHGKNHHSAGSFGNHVASMELLVADGRILHLEPEGSADDPDGELFWATVGGMGLTGIILRARIKMTRTETAYFIADGDLTQNLDETVEFHSDGSEHNYTYSSAWFDAISPEPKLGRAAISRGSLATLDQLKELNPKLAKNPLKFNAPQLMTVPDIFPSFTMNKLSMIAIGELWWLKSGTYKNQVQNLTQFYQPLDLIGEWNRGYGSKGFLQYQFVVPTDAVEPFKEIIKDIQKSGHYSALNVFKLFGEGNRAPLSYPMPGWNVCVDFPIKPGLGTFLDDLDKRVMEFGGRLYLAKESRTSAENFHKMYPGMEGWLRTRREIDPTGVFASDMSRRLEL; from the coding sequence ATGACGATGCAAACCAGCATTCATACTGAAACAAAGACCCTTACGGGTTGGGGACGTACCCAACCATCAACCGCAGAGGTTCTCTCCACCCCGGATGTCGACACTATCGCGGCCGCTGTTGCTCAGGTAGCAGACGATAACGCGGACAAACCCGATCATCTGAAACGTGGCGTCATTGCTCGCGGCATGGGCCGCAGTTACGGTGACCCCGCCCTCAACGGTGGAGGCCTCATCATCGACATGCAGGCGCTCAACCATATCCACAGCATCGACCCAGACAGCGCGATCGTCGACGTTGATGCCGGAGTGACGCTCGACCAGTTGATGAAAGCAGCTCTACCTTATGGCCTCTGGGTTCCGGTTCTGCCGGGCACCCGGCAGGTCACTATCGGCGGAGCAATTGGGCCTGATATTCATGGAAAGAACCACCATTCCGCCGGTTCCTTCGGCAACCATGTTGCTTCCATGGAGCTGCTGGTAGCCGATGGGCGCATTCTGCATCTGGAACCGGAGGGGTCGGCTGACGATCCGGACGGCGAACTGTTCTGGGCGACGGTCGGTGGCATGGGCTTGACCGGCATCATTCTTCGCGCCCGTATAAAGATGACCCGTACCGAAACCGCCTACTTCATTGCGGATGGCGATTTAACCCAGAACTTAGATGAGACTGTGGAGTTTCACTCCGATGGTTCGGAGCATAATTACACGTACTCCTCAGCCTGGTTCGATGCTATCTCCCCCGAGCCGAAGCTCGGCCGTGCAGCCATTTCCCGTGGTTCTCTAGCGACGCTCGACCAGCTCAAGGAATTAAATCCAAAGCTGGCGAAGAATCCGCTGAAGTTTAACGCTCCGCAGCTCATGACAGTTCCAGACATTTTCCCATCGTTCACGATGAACAAGCTGTCGATGATCGCGATCGGCGAGTTATGGTGGCTGAAGTCCGGCACCTATAAGAATCAGGTACAAAACCTCACCCAGTTTTATCAACCATTAGATCTGATCGGTGAGTGGAACCGTGGCTATGGTTCTAAGGGTTTCCTGCAGTACCAGTTCGTCGTGCCAACAGACGCGGTGGAACCTTTCAAGGAGATTATTAAAGATATCCAAAAGTCTGGCCATTACTCGGCGTTGAATGTGTTCAAGCTTTTCGGCGAAGGTAATCGGGCTCCCCTGAGCTACCCGATGCCCGGCTGGAACGTCTGTGTGGATTTCCCAATCAAGCCGGGGTTGGGCACATTCTTGGATGATTTGGATAAGCGTGTAATGGAATTCGGTGGTCGCCTGTACCTGGCCAAGGAATCTCGCACCTCAGCGGAGAATTTCCACAAGATGTATCCGGGTATGGAGGGTTGGTTGCGCACGCGTCGCGAAATTGACCCCACCGGCGTCTTCGCGTCAGACATGTCCCGCCGCTTGGAGCTTTAG